One region of Oreochromis aureus strain Israel breed Guangdong linkage group 19, ZZ_aureus, whole genome shotgun sequence genomic DNA includes:
- the lamtor3 gene encoding ragulator complex protein LAMTOR3: MADDLKRYLYKQLQSIEGLHAIVVTDRDGVPVIKVANDNAPVHALRPGFLSTFALATDQGSKLGLSKNKSIICYYNAYQIVQFNRLPLVISFIAGNTANTGLIMSLEKELASLIEELRQVVEVT, from the exons AACAGCTGCAAAG CATCGAAGGTCTTCATGCTATTGTGGTCACTGATAGGGATGGTGTCCCGGTTATTAAAG TTGCCAATGACAATGCCCCAGTTCATGCTTTGAGACCTGGCTTCCTGTCTACGTTTGCTCTGGCCACTGATCAGGGCAGCAAACTGGGCCTTTCTAAGAACAAGAGCATCATCTGCTATTATAATGCCTACCAG ATTGTGCAGTTCAATCGGCTACCACTGGTCATCAGCTTCATTGCCGGCAACACTGCCAACACAG GTCTCATAATGAGCCTGGAGAAAGAGCTGGCTTCACTAATAGAGGAGCTGAGGCAGGTGGTGGAAGTGACTTAA